One Candidatus Poribacteria bacterium DNA segment encodes these proteins:
- a CDS encoding GIY-YIG nuclease family protein, protein MTMGCVYILKNEAMPDLIKIGYTTRTAKQRATELYEGITGVPMPFEVAYEYPCEEPQKLEREMHRRLTSHRLNENREFFKYPADDAFQLLQELHKFNTAGGWRKWTSHFLTRFRKKVDLGGKPGKAQTPIPE, encoded by the coding sequence ATGACTATGGGATGTGTCTATATCTTGAAGAATGAAGCCATGCCGGATTTAATAAAAATCGGCTATACGACGAGAACGGCAAAACAACGAGCCACTGAACTCTATGAGGGTATAACCGGTGTCCCAATGCCCTTTGAGGTTGCCTACGAGTACCCTTGTGAAGAACCACAGAAACTTGAACGTGAAATGCACAGGAGACTTACCTCACATCGCCTTAACGAGAACCGCGAGTTCTTTAAGTACCCGGCTGATGATGCTTTCCAATTGCTTCAAGAACTTCACAAATTTAACACCGCCGGTGGGTGGCGGAAGTGGACATCACATTTTTTGACGCGTTTCAGGAAAAAGGTTGACCTCGGTGGCAAGCCCGGCAAGGCACAAACACCTATTCCTGAATAG